One stretch of Actinomadura luzonensis DNA includes these proteins:
- a CDS encoding LysR family transcriptional regulator, which yields MELRDIEIFLTLAEELHFGRTAERLRVTPSRITKAIQRQERLIGTLLFERTNRTVRLTPYGQQLHRELSAGYRQIINGIESVSAAVRGVSGTLTIGSMGGAGTWMIKNVVELVQTRHPAVRILHRDIDAVDPLALLRSGDIDIGHLWLPLREPNLTLGPVTHTSRQVLMIAATHPFAAGDAVCREDFGDLTFVSHTSPVPPYLEEVFQPFHTPAGRSIPRGPAVSSWEDILKVVSAGQGVIATVEEVARFYPWPDLAYVPVRDAPGVKWAFAWRTAAENDLIRHFAQIARELAGGVAS from the coding sequence ATGGAACTCCGCGACATCGAGATCTTCCTGACGCTCGCGGAAGAGCTGCACTTCGGCCGCACCGCCGAACGTCTGCGCGTCACCCCGTCCCGGATCACCAAGGCGATCCAGCGGCAGGAACGTCTGATCGGCACCTTGCTGTTCGAACGAACCAACCGCACGGTCCGGCTGACCCCGTACGGACAGCAGTTGCACCGGGAGCTCAGCGCCGGATACCGCCAGATCATCAACGGGATCGAGTCCGTGTCCGCCGCCGTCCGCGGTGTTTCGGGAACCCTCACGATCGGCTCCATGGGCGGCGCAGGAACCTGGATGATCAAGAACGTCGTAGAGCTGGTCCAGACCCGGCATCCGGCGGTGCGGATCCTCCACCGTGACATCGACGCGGTCGACCCGCTGGCCCTGCTGCGCTCGGGAGACATCGACATCGGGCATCTCTGGCTACCGCTGCGCGAGCCAAACCTCACGCTCGGCCCGGTCACCCACACCTCCCGGCAGGTGCTCATGATTGCCGCCACCCACCCGTTCGCGGCGGGTGACGCGGTGTGCCGGGAAGACTTCGGCGACCTCACGTTCGTCTCCCACACCTCACCCGTTCCTCCGTACCTGGAGGAGGTCTTCCAGCCTTTCCACACCCCTGCCGGACGCTCGATCCCGCGCGGCCCCGCGGTCTCCAGTTGGGAGGACATCCTCAAAGTCGTCAGCGCGGGTCAGGGCGTGATCGCCACGGTGGAGGAGGTCGCCCGCTTCTACCCGTGGCCCGACCTCGCCTATGTCCCCGTCCGAGACGCCCCCGGAGTCAAGTGGGCGTTCGCCTGGCGCACCGCGGCGGAGAACGACCTCATCCGCCACTTCGCTCAGATCGCCCGTGAACTCGCAGGCGGGGTGGCATCCTGA
- a CDS encoding SDR family oxidoreductase yields MTYVAGKTALVTGASRGIGRAVARRLAADGVLVAVHYGSNEAAALETVELIEKDGGRAFPVRAELGVSGDVDALFAGLEAGLSAWTGQVRLDVLVNNAAINGGGPIDVITPEAFDRLVAINTKAPLFITQRALSLLNDGGRIINVTTAATRIAMPEAPYAMSKAPIEVLSRSLAQTVGARGITVNAVAPGPTVTDMNPWMLGKPEVQQMVGTGNAIPRVGQPEDVADVVAFLASDAGRWVTGQVIDASGGCFLGPKI; encoded by the coding sequence ATGACTTATGTGGCGGGTAAGACGGCGCTGGTGACCGGGGCCTCGCGGGGGATCGGCCGGGCCGTCGCGCGGCGGCTGGCCGCCGACGGCGTGCTGGTGGCGGTGCACTACGGCAGCAACGAGGCCGCGGCCCTGGAGACCGTGGAGCTGATCGAGAAGGACGGCGGCCGCGCGTTCCCGGTCCGGGCCGAGCTGGGCGTGTCCGGGGACGTGGACGCCCTGTTCGCCGGGCTGGAGGCGGGCCTCTCGGCGTGGACCGGCCAGGTACGGCTGGACGTCCTGGTCAACAACGCCGCCATCAACGGCGGGGGGCCGATCGACGTGATCACCCCGGAGGCGTTCGACCGGCTCGTGGCGATCAACACCAAGGCGCCGCTGTTCATCACCCAGCGGGCGCTGTCCTTGCTCAATGACGGCGGCCGGATCATCAACGTGACCACCGCGGCGACCAGAATCGCGATGCCGGAGGCCCCGTACGCGATGAGCAAGGCCCCGATCGAGGTGCTCAGCCGCTCCCTGGCCCAGACCGTCGGCGCCCGCGGCATCACGGTCAACGCGGTGGCACCCGGACCGACCGTGACCGACATGAACCCATGGATGCTCGGCAAGCCCGAGGTCCAGCAGATGGTCGGGACCGGCAACGCCATCCCCAGGGTCGGGCAGCCGGAGGACGTCGCCGACGTGGTCGCCTTCCTGGCCTCCGACGCCGGCCGGTGGGTGACCGGGCAGGTCATCGACGCCTCGGGCGGCTGCTTCCTCGGGCCCAAGATCTGA